From the genome of Vicia villosa cultivar HV-30 ecotype Madison, WI unplaced genomic scaffold, Vvil1.0 ctg.000817F_1_1, whole genome shotgun sequence, one region includes:
- the LOC131631385 gene encoding uncharacterized protein LOC131631385, giving the protein MAPPLKTGKRNYSYSFVNPNLKSVECLAKKITPDESTNFREKYGYILSLLKMPFTKDGQEGVHTLLQFYHPSLRCFAFTNYLLAPTLEEYSSFLGIPVGKEVPYYSAMKAPDSIEIAKALYLSKSVVEANLTKKGGCHGFRMEFLVKRGCDAAEAKEWDTFRAILALSIYGIVMFANVPDFVDMHAIHIFILQNPVPTLLGDVYHSVHHRNEQKGGLVRFCAPLLYRWFRSHLPEHGAFVDSRYTSRWADRIMGLRAKDIVWYNRSLDHMEVVMSCGKFKNVPLMGIRGGINYNPILARRTYGYAFISPPEQVEIAENIYYHSATNVGQMAEAAQAWKNICWRDKKYVGQRDCATYKDYTEWVEVVANTQGMPFPPKDPLYPPADCGAESEID; this is encoded by the exons ATGGCTCCACCACTGAAGACTGGCAAGCGCAATTACTCTTACTCTTTTGTGAATCCTAATCTGAAGTCTGTTGAGTGTTTGGCAAAGAAGATCACACCGGATGAGTCAACCAATTTCCGAGAAAAATATGGGTACATTCTAAGCCTCCTCAAGATGCCATTCACCAAGGATGGGCAGGAGGGAGTTCACACTTTGCTTCAGTTCTATCATCCCTCCCTCCGTTGTTTCGCATTCACTAATTATCTTTTGGCTCCTACCTTGGAAGAGTATTCGTCATTCCTTGGCATTCCTGTTGGGAAAGAGGTACCTTATTATAGCGCCATGAAGGCCCCTGATTCCATTGAGattgctaaggctctttatttgagcaagtcagtCGTGGAGGCAAATCTCACCAAGAAAGGAGGTTGTCATGGTTTTCGTATGGAGTTCCTGGTTAAAAGAGGTTGTGATGCTGCTGAAGCCAAAGAGTGGGACACTTTTAGAGCTATCCTGGCTCTAAGTATCTATGGTATCGTGATGTTCGCAAATGTGCCTGACTTTGTTGATATGCATGCCATCCACATATTCATTCTGCAGAACCCCGTTCCTACACTTCTGGGAGATGTTTATCATTCCGTTCATCATCGTAATGAGCAGAAAGGAGGTTTGGTTAGATTCTGTGCTCCGCTGCTATACCGTTGGTTCAGATCACATTTGCCGGAACATGGAGCTTTTGTTGATAGTAGGTACACATCCAGATGGGCTGATAGAATTATGGGACTTAGGGCTAAGGACATTGTCTGGTACAACCGATCCTtggaccatatggaagttgttatgagttgtgggaagttcAAGAATGTGCCTCTCATGGGCATCAGAGGTGGGATCAACTATAATCCTATCCTGGCTAGAAGAACATATGGATACGCTTTCATTAGTCCTCCTGAACAAGTAGAGATCGCTGAGAATATTTACTATCATTCAGCCACCAATGTTGGGCAAATGGCAGAAGCTGCACAAGCCTGGAAGAATATTTGCTGGAGAGATAAGAAGTATGTTGGTCAAAGAGACTGTGCGACTTATAAAGACTATACTGAGTGGGTTGAAGTTGTGGCCAACACCCAAGGGATGCCCTTCCCTCCAAAAGATCCTTTGTATCCTCCTGCTG ACTGTGGAGCAGAATCggaaattgactga